In the genome of Paramisgurnus dabryanus chromosome 16, PD_genome_1.1, whole genome shotgun sequence, the window ATAACGCGTTAATGCGCATGTGCAGTCTCAAACGTGCCTCCAGTTTCTATGGCGACAATAACTTGGCTCTAGTTTTAAAGTCACGACCACACAAtgcactttctttctcaagcATTAGTTTAGTTTGAAGTTTATAGCACATATTACTTGTCTACAGTCTATATgttgttacattttaaatacatttttcattaacttatttatttattgttatttattgaAACAGTTTTACAtagcactttattttttttcagagATTGTTTCTACTCATTATGTTGCACATTTGAATATTATTTTCTAGTTCAGGGTTTTGGTATAGTTTTATGATTTAAGATACTTTAAAATATGCATGTGGTCTGCTCCTGAAATTAAATTCAGAAAGATGTAGGTCTAATGCATTGTTTTTGTTCATATGACTCATATACAGTCTGTTTAAGGGTATGATCAAGTTTTTTAAATTGTCTAGCCTTTATTAGGCAAACAAAAATCAGATTGAAACAATTAATCCCCAAACCCACACAATCGCAATATGTATTGAATCGGCACACACGTATCGGGATAGTATTGAATCGGCAGATTAGTGAATTGTCCCAGCcctaagcccttttcacacagacattccggaaaatacacgggaaaggcatcctggatttttccgggatccttagattttttgttcattcacactgccatgattagccggcatctgatggtcccggaaagacacgtgacctgttgaaagtcccgccctctcttctacgcagggtctgaagtttgcatattatttattatttctctatccagaaaccactctcgtgcatttttgtttatgataagattaTAAAGGAGTGCGTGACGCGCCGTTcttatgctggtgaatgatctcagcttctgagtggatatttgacgagctccttgatctctgctttaaatcagttttcagacatttctcatcgtgattgtttatatgcatttaaaacccacattttgaggagctgaacgatatatcttgttgggatgacgcgcaggaattttcatttattatagctcaaatgagcatgtgacgcgatattcttttatgctgctgaatgatctccgtttcaacgcagtaagtaacgagctaacttacctggtatctgcttcagtccagtttgctaaTTTCTCCTCGTGAATGTTTTAAATCCCTAAATTtgaagagttgaaccaacttcatgttgccatgacacgcgcgtcctcactacagCACGTGCTTCATTGTTTATCCGTCTCATTTAtcataactgcttcaatctagtttgcaacatttttcgttggtgaatgtttatatgcatgttatctctcgttttaaggagctgaaccataacttgacACGCCCATTACAGCATTGTTTcagcttcttgttcacacagagggttttccgtgtgtctgactaggtcctctttctgggaacgatcccagaagatttacgggacgagtttgtgttcacacagatgcttgtctggcaattttacaggtattttctgggaccaaaggtctgttTGAATGGGGTTCTAGTGATTTGCCAACCACCAgtaaacacacaagcacaagAAGAAGATTGTAAAGTGTTTTATTGAGTAAAATGGAATAAAAGTGTGCCATTATAGAATCTATAAATTAGACATTTTTTTCAAGATAGTATTAAATTCTTGGGCCAGTAGATTGAATTTGTCTTGTAACTGAAGAAGAGTTATCCTTCTTCAGTTCAGTCAATGTTTTTTCTGCCTAATAATTTTCGGTTTTAGTATACTTTAGATGCACCTAATGCATGTATATTTATTACTCAGTTCTTACAGGAAGATGTACTTTCTGTGCTCATCAGACGCCCTCTGAGGACAGACATGCCATGGCGGGACAACTGCTCCCTGAACTCAGTGGTCAAGAAGTAATAAATGAGTGGATTCAGGCAGCAGTTAAGACTTGCAATACAGAGAGAAATGGGATGAAACCTTTTGACAGCCCAAGCCAATTCACAATTTGTAATAATGCACTGGGATACCATTAGGTAGAGCAGGAAACTGATGTGGTAGGGGGCAAAACAAAAGATGAAGACCCCTGTGCAAACCCTTATCAGACGCAAGGCCTTCTTCTTGTCACCAGTGGACTGCTGTCCAGAGTATTTGTTTTGCAAAGAGTTCACTATTAAGTAagtacagaagccaataataaTCAATGGGCCCACAAATCCAAAGAATTCTGCAGTAACCGTAATGGAAATGGCCAAGCGAGAATCCAATTTGCACGTTGGCAAGTCCTTGAAGCAGCTTCTGTCATTTCCTGAATTTCCTTTCCTCATTAAAATAAAAGGTGAACAAGAGAGACCCACAATGACCCACACAGCAATGCTAATGCGAACATCATAGCGCCGCTTCCAGTACTTGGTGCAGAACGGCCGCATGAGAAAGGCACAACGCTGGATGCTGATGCAGACCAGAAAGGCAATGCTAGCATACATATTAAGGTATTTCAGGTAAAAACATAGGAGACATAACTCATTTCCAAAGGGCCAATCCTGTTGGATGTAATAATGAATTCGAAGTGGCAGTGATAAGACATGAGCCAGGTCAGCCACTGCCAGGTTGATCATGAAGATGATGGCTTTAGTCTTTTTGCTGTAAACAGAAGAGAATATGTGATACTACAGGAAACCCACAGCTTCTGAATAATAAACTTGTGCTTTTCTTTGATTTTTCTGTGATAGTATATATACCTAAGACTAAAATACCTAAGACTTCTAAAAAAGATTACtttactgtctgtctgtctgtctgtctgtctgtctgtctgtctatcatgtTAAGACAGTAATACTTGAGTTTGAAATTATAGTATTATATGCTACTACTGTTGTAcctacaaataataataatgaatacCTCTATGTACTCCATCGTAGGCCATATTTATAATATGGCCAGGAATGAAGTactatttattaaattatttaaaagggAATGACTCCAAATACTCTATcctaaattatatttaaaaactgcCATGGTTTGTGGTTCTCTTCCCCTCTTAGTTTTCGTTGTTTCTATTTTCAAGTAAAGCTGCTTTGGTTTAAAGAACAATTGTTAAAAGCgctaaataaaatttaaaaaaaaattaagttgacacTTAGATTAAGCTGATCTGTACTGACTGCAGTAAATTCATTCAGGTGACATTTCTAATACTTAAGATAGCATGACATTCTTTTAAAAAACTGCCTAACAAACAAGCATAACAATt includes:
- the p2ry10 gene encoding putative P2Y purinoceptor 10 isoform X2, yielding MINLAVADLAHVLSLPLRIHYYIQQDWPFGNELCLLCFYLKYLNMYASIAFLVCISIQRCAFLMRPFCTKYWKRRYDVRISIAVWVIVGLSCSPFILMRKGNSGNDRSCFKDLPTCKLDSRLAISITVTAEFFGFVGPLIIIGFCTYLIVNSLQNKYSGQQSTGDKKKALRLIRVCTGVFIFCFAPYHISFLLYLMVSQCIITNCELAWAVKRFHPISLCIASLNCCLNPLIYYFLTTEFREQLSRHGMSVLRGRLMSTESTSSCKN
- the p2ry10 gene encoding putative P2Y purinoceptor 10 isoform X1 — protein: MSSMNASCLLVNCSCSTNTTDWDKAMNQLYTYFYLIIFIPGLLGNTLALWVLCRFISKKTKAIIFMINLAVADLAHVLSLPLRIHYYIQQDWPFGNELCLLCFYLKYLNMYASIAFLVCISIQRCAFLMRPFCTKYWKRRYDVRISIAVWVIVGLSCSPFILMRKGNSGNDRSCFKDLPTCKLDSRLAISITVTAEFFGFVGPLIIIGFCTYLIVNSLQNKYSGQQSTGDKKKALRLIRVCTGVFIFCFAPYHISFLLYLMVSQCIITNCELAWAVKRFHPISLCIASLNCCLNPLIYYFLTTEFREQLSRHGMSVLRGRLMSTESTSSCKN